One window of Cellulomonas shaoxiangyii genomic DNA carries:
- a CDS encoding alanine/glycine:cation symporter family protein, giving the protein MDLQVGIDWLTNALYSYWLVYLLVGVGLWFTLRTGFVQVRLFPAMLRQVLSSRHDAAGGISSFQAFAVGLASRVGTGNIAGVAVALTLGGPGAIFWMWVVALIGMATAFVEATLAQVFKVRADDGSYRGGPAYYIERGLGSRRWGVVFAVLLVVTFGFAFNMVQANTIAETLASGHSLPVAWTAVALVVLAAPVLFGGVRRVARVAEVALPLMAALYLLVALVVVVLNLGAVPDAFAQILRGAFGLDSALAGTGGGVLAAVLNGTKRGLFSNEAGMGSAPNAAATATVSHPVKQGLIQSLGVFVDTMLVCSATAMLVLLAGPDVYSPGETGASAGAALTAAAVAHELGGWTTWLMSVVVFTFAFSSVLGNYAYAEVNLTFLGVHGRALTALRTLVLAAVGLGSLLALTTVWAVADIAMALMAMVNLVAILLLSRWALGALADYRAARAGGTDARFVGQGNALLPGDVPGDVWGAGVRDGVQVPRSLG; this is encoded by the coding sequence ATGGACCTGCAGGTCGGCATCGACTGGCTGACGAACGCGCTCTACTCGTACTGGCTCGTCTACCTGCTCGTCGGCGTGGGGCTCTGGTTCACGTTGCGCACGGGGTTCGTGCAGGTGCGGCTCTTCCCGGCGATGCTGCGCCAGGTGCTGTCGTCGCGGCACGACGCCGCCGGGGGCATCTCGTCGTTCCAGGCGTTCGCCGTCGGGCTCGCGTCGCGCGTCGGCACGGGCAACATCGCGGGCGTCGCGGTGGCCCTGACGCTGGGCGGCCCCGGCGCGATCTTCTGGATGTGGGTCGTCGCGCTGATCGGCATGGCGACGGCGTTCGTCGAGGCGACGCTCGCGCAGGTGTTCAAGGTGCGCGCCGACGACGGCTCGTACCGCGGCGGGCCGGCGTACTACATCGAGCGCGGGCTCGGCTCGCGCCGGTGGGGCGTCGTCTTCGCGGTGCTGCTCGTCGTGACCTTCGGCTTCGCCTTCAACATGGTCCAGGCCAACACGATCGCGGAGACGCTGGCGTCCGGGCACAGCCTGCCGGTCGCGTGGACGGCCGTGGCGCTCGTGGTCCTCGCGGCACCGGTCCTCTTCGGCGGGGTCCGCCGGGTGGCCCGGGTGGCGGAGGTCGCGCTGCCGCTCATGGCGGCGCTGTACCTGCTGGTCGCGCTCGTCGTCGTCGTGCTGAACCTGGGTGCCGTGCCCGACGCGTTCGCGCAGATCCTGCGCGGTGCGTTCGGGCTCGACAGCGCGCTCGCGGGCACGGGCGGCGGCGTCCTCGCCGCGGTCCTCAACGGCACCAAGCGCGGCCTGTTCTCGAACGAGGCGGGGATGGGGTCGGCGCCCAACGCGGCCGCGACGGCGACCGTGTCGCACCCCGTCAAGCAGGGGCTCATCCAGTCGCTCGGCGTGTTCGTCGACACGATGCTCGTGTGCTCGGCGACCGCGATGCTCGTCCTGCTCGCCGGTCCGGACGTCTACTCGCCGGGCGAGACGGGGGCGAGCGCCGGCGCGGCGCTGACCGCCGCCGCCGTCGCGCACGAGCTCGGCGGGTGGACGACGTGGCTGATGAGCGTCGTCGTGTTCACGTTCGCGTTCTCCTCGGTGCTCGGCAACTACGCGTACGCCGAGGTCAACCTCACGTTCCTCGGCGTCCACGGGCGTGCGCTCACGGCGCTGCGCACGCTCGTCCTCGCGGCGGTGGGCCTCGGCTCGCTGCTCGCGCTGACGACCGTGTGGGCGGTCGCCGACATCGCGATGGCGCTGATGGCGATGGTGAACCTCGTCGCGATCCTGCTGCTGTCCCGGTGGGCGCTCGGCGCGCTCGCGGACTACCGGGCGGCGCGCGCCGGCGGCACCGACGCGCGGTTCGTCGGGCAGGGCAACGCGCTGCTGCCCGGTGACGTGCCCGGCGACGTCTGGGGGGCGGGCGTCCGGGACGGGGTGCAGGTCCCGCGCTCGCTAGGCTGA
- a CDS encoding fumarylacetoacetate hydrolase family protein → MRIARFTTGSDPRYALVEGDPGHEELVVITGDPIYTPVQPTGERVRLDGDGVRLLAPVIPRSKIVGVGRNYAAHAAELGNEVPTAPLLFLKPNTSVIGPDDPIVLPDWTERVEHEAELAVVIGKVTKDVTPDRALDHVFGFTVANDVTGRDVQKSDAQWTRGKGFDTSCPIGPWVVPGLDVDDLRVSARVNGETRQDGRTSQMIFDTAFLISYASEVFTLLPGDVILTGTPAGVGPIDHRDVVEVEVEDIGVLRNPVVRR, encoded by the coding sequence GTGCGCATCGCGAGGTTCACCACCGGCTCCGACCCCCGCTACGCCCTCGTGGAGGGCGACCCCGGCCACGAGGAGCTCGTCGTCATCACCGGCGACCCCATCTACACACCCGTGCAGCCGACCGGCGAGCGGGTCCGGCTCGACGGCGACGGCGTCCGCCTGCTCGCCCCGGTCATCCCGCGCTCGAAGATCGTCGGCGTCGGCCGCAACTACGCGGCGCACGCCGCCGAGCTGGGCAACGAGGTGCCGACGGCGCCCCTGCTGTTCCTCAAGCCGAACACCTCCGTCATCGGCCCCGACGACCCGATCGTCCTGCCCGACTGGACCGAGCGCGTCGAGCACGAGGCCGAGCTCGCCGTCGTCATCGGCAAGGTGACGAAGGACGTGACGCCGGACCGTGCCCTCGACCACGTCTTCGGCTTCACGGTCGCGAACGACGTGACGGGACGCGACGTGCAGAAGTCGGACGCGCAGTGGACGCGCGGCAAGGGCTTCGACACGTCGTGCCCGATCGGCCCGTGGGTCGTGCCGGGGCTCGACGTGGACGACCTGCGCGTGTCCGCGCGCGTCAACGGCGAGACCCGCCAGGACGGGCGCACGTCGCAGATGATCTTCGACACCGCGTTCCTGATCTCCTACGCGTCCGAGGTGTTCACGCTGCTGCCGGGGGACGTCATCCTCACGGGCACGCCCGCGGGCGTGGGGCCGATCGACCACCGCGACGTCGTCGAGGTCGAGGTCGAGGACATCGGCGTGCTGCGCAACCCGGTCGTCCGCCGCTGA
- a CDS encoding GNAT family N-acetyltransferase, whose product MSSSPRLPAPADPPLEGLPPGWTARPADAADAPALHALLGRHEAAATGAASSHRSAVDAVLTDGAATHRHVLALDERREVRAWASAQDRAEGRVLVQVLVDPALDDATADAVAAAAFDWADAAARHVAAGRGLTVTQVDSGAFATDDRQQRWLRAAGYAQVRTWLQMTRPTVPADADPAPGASPERVRVRRVRRGDDGMPDGADLLAVHVVLEESFTDHFNYRPERFDELVSRLRADPGHRWDHWWLAESVDAGEPSRPVGALVASVSPGRDGAPDGTYVAYLGVLRSARGRGAARGLLGAAIADAAARGRSYVALEVDADSPTGADALYRSLGFGTSVVTQSWHRDVRVDDLP is encoded by the coding sequence ATGTCCTCCTCTCCCCGCCTGCCCGCGCCCGCCGACCCGCCGCTCGAGGGGCTCCCTCCCGGCTGGACCGCGCGTCCCGCGGACGCGGCCGACGCGCCCGCGCTGCACGCGCTCCTCGGGCGGCACGAGGCCGCCGCCACCGGGGCCGCGTCGAGCCACCGCAGCGCCGTGGACGCCGTGCTCACGGACGGGGCCGCCACCCACCGGCACGTCCTCGCCCTCGACGAGCGGCGGGAGGTGCGGGCCTGGGCGTCGGCGCAGGACCGCGCCGAGGGACGGGTCCTCGTCCAGGTGCTCGTCGACCCGGCGCTGGACGACGCGACGGCCGACGCGGTCGCCGCCGCCGCCTTCGACTGGGCCGACGCCGCCGCACGGCACGTCGCCGCCGGCCGGGGCCTGACCGTGACGCAGGTGGACAGCGGGGCCTTCGCGACGGACGACCGTCAGCAGCGGTGGTTGCGCGCGGCCGGCTACGCCCAGGTGCGCACGTGGCTGCAGATGACCCGCCCGACCGTCCCGGCGGACGCCGACCCCGCGCCGGGTGCGTCGCCGGAGCGGGTCCGCGTCCGGCGGGTCCGCCGGGGCGACGACGGCATGCCCGACGGGGCCGACCTCCTCGCGGTGCACGTGGTGCTCGAGGAGTCGTTCACCGACCACTTCAACTACCGTCCCGAGCGGTTCGACGAGCTCGTCTCGCGGCTGCGGGCGGACCCGGGCCACCGCTGGGACCACTGGTGGCTCGCCGAGTCCGTCGACGCCGGCGAGCCGTCACGACCGGTGGGCGCGCTCGTCGCCAGCGTCTCCCCCGGCCGCGACGGCGCACCGGACGGCACGTACGTCGCGTACCTCGGCGTCCTGCGCAGCGCCCGCGGGCGGGGCGCCGCCCGGGGGCTGCTGGGGGCGGCGATCGCGGACGCGGCCGCACGCGGGCGGTCGTACGTCGCGCTCGAGGTCGACGCCGACTCGCCCACCGGTGCGGACGCGCTGTACCGCTCGCTCGGCTTCGGCACGTCCGTCGTCACGCAGTCCTGGCACCGCGACGTGCGGGTGGACGACCTGCCGTAG
- a CDS encoding methyltransferase domain-containing protein: MTSRSDVYTHGHHESVLRSHRWRTAENSAAYLLPHLAPGQALLDVGCGPGTVTIDLAGRVAPGEVVGVDMSSAVIEAAAKAAAEAGTPNVTFQVGDAYALDFPDDTFDVVHAHQVLQHLSDPVAALREMRRVAKPGGVVAVRDADYDGMAWYPQSDGLDDWLTLYQEVTAANHADADAGRKLLSWVREAGFDPAGIDPTASAWCYATPHDRVWWADLWADRCVRSHFAAQAIEHGLADEVGLEQLADAWHAWGNQEDGWFSILHGEVVARA, encoded by the coding sequence GTGACCTCGCGATCCGACGTCTACACGCACGGCCACCACGAGAGCGTCCTGCGCTCGCACCGGTGGCGGACAGCGGAGAACTCGGCGGCGTACCTGCTGCCCCACCTCGCCCCCGGGCAGGCCCTGCTCGACGTGGGCTGCGGCCCCGGCACGGTGACGATCGACCTCGCCGGCCGCGTCGCGCCGGGCGAGGTCGTCGGCGTCGACATGTCCTCGGCCGTCATCGAGGCGGCCGCGAAGGCGGCGGCCGAGGCGGGCACGCCGAACGTCACGTTCCAGGTGGGCGACGCGTACGCGCTCGACTTCCCGGACGACACGTTCGACGTCGTGCACGCCCACCAGGTGCTGCAGCACCTGTCCGACCCCGTCGCCGCGCTGCGGGAGATGCGCCGCGTCGCGAAGCCGGGTGGTGTGGTCGCGGTGCGGGACGCCGACTACGACGGCATGGCCTGGTACCCGCAGTCCGACGGGCTCGACGACTGGCTCACGCTCTACCAGGAGGTCACGGCGGCCAACCACGCCGACGCGGACGCGGGCCGCAAGCTCCTGTCCTGGGTGCGCGAGGCCGGCTTCGACCCGGCCGGCATCGACCCGACGGCGAGCGCCTGGTGCTACGCGACGCCCCACGACCGCGTGTGGTGGGCGGACCTCTGGGCCGACCGCTGCGTGCGCTCGCACTTCGCCGCGCAGGCCATCGAGCACGGCCTGGCCGACGAGGTCGGGCTCGAGCAGCTCGCCGACGCGTGGCACGCGTGGGGCAACCAGGAGGACGGCTGGTTCTCGATCCTGCACGGCGAGGTCGTCGCCCGCGCCTGA
- a CDS encoding heparan-alpha-glucosaminide N-acetyltransferase domain-containing protein: MRKVRRIVGLDTARGLAVLGMVAAHVGPDDTWRTVPPGGFAQLADGRPSAVFVVLAGVGLALLSGGDRPVTGTRLVQARLRILVRAALLVVLGAVLVELGTPVVVILVVYGAMFAAGTLALRWSRPVLAAAAVAVAVVGPVVRPWFDAFPVVAERPVDPMTVLIGHYYPAIVWMSYVLTGLAGGRSDLRSPRVHAWLAALGLGLVVVGHGGAAAVTAALGRSTELTTAEPHSSSPFEIAGNTGTALLVLAVCLAVGLRWPRALAPVSATGALALTAYSGHLLVIAALGTDVVWAPTTASWLWFTGVIVVACWAWRAWVGRGPLEWVLHAVSTRAADVAPDALPPRTDAPREAAPPSPGATDVPVPQGQTSERAHDPSPERR; this comes from the coding sequence ATGCGCAAGGTGCGACGCATCGTGGGGCTGGACACCGCCCGCGGCCTGGCCGTGCTCGGCATGGTCGCCGCGCACGTCGGCCCCGACGACACGTGGCGGACCGTGCCACCCGGCGGGTTCGCCCAGCTCGCCGACGGGCGGCCGTCGGCGGTGTTCGTCGTGCTCGCCGGTGTCGGTCTCGCGCTGCTGTCCGGCGGGGACCGGCCGGTGACGGGCACGCGGCTCGTGCAGGCGCGGCTGCGGATCCTGGTCCGGGCGGCGCTGCTCGTGGTCCTCGGCGCGGTGCTCGTGGAGCTCGGCACGCCTGTCGTCGTCATCCTCGTCGTCTACGGCGCGATGTTCGCCGCGGGGACGCTCGCGCTGCGCTGGTCGCGCCCGGTGCTGGCCGCGGCGGCCGTCGCCGTCGCGGTGGTCGGCCCCGTCGTGCGCCCGTGGTTCGACGCGTTCCCGGTCGTCGCCGAGCGGCCCGTCGACCCGATGACCGTGCTCATCGGGCACTACTACCCCGCGATCGTCTGGATGTCCTACGTGCTCACCGGCCTGGCCGGCGGGCGCAGCGACCTGCGCTCCCCGCGCGTCCACGCGTGGCTCGCCGCGCTCGGGCTCGGGCTCGTCGTCGTGGGCCACGGCGGTGCGGCGGCGGTCACCGCGGCGCTCGGCCGGTCCACCGAGCTCACGACGGCGGAGCCGCACTCGTCGTCACCGTTCGAGATCGCGGGCAACACCGGCACGGCCCTGCTCGTGCTCGCCGTGTGCCTGGCGGTCGGGCTGCGGTGGCCGCGCGCGCTCGCCCCCGTGTCGGCGACGGGCGCGCTCGCGCTCACCGCGTACTCCGGGCACCTGCTCGTCATCGCCGCGCTCGGCACGGATGTCGTCTGGGCGCCGACCACCGCGTCGTGGCTGTGGTTCACGGGCGTCATCGTGGTGGCGTGCTGGGCGTGGCGGGCGTGGGTCGGCCGTGGGCCCCTGGAGTGGGTGCTGCACGCCGTGTCGACCCGCGCGGCCGACGTCGCGCCCGACGCCCTCCCCCCGCGCACGGACGCCCCCCGGGAGGCCGCGCCGCCGTCGCCGGGCGCCACCGACGTCCCGGTGCCTCAGGGCCAGACGAGCGAACGCGCCCATGACCCGTCACCCGAGCGCCGGTAG
- a CDS encoding pyridoxine/pyridoxamine 5'-phosphate oxidase — protein MRELLRSLPALSGDVLPFEPGTAPDDPLTLFADWFAAAVDARVPEPHAVTLATADADGRPSARVLVLKDVGPDGFAFATDARSGKARDLAANPRAALTFWWQPVVRQVRVAGAARYLGPEVSAADYLARSPASRAAALGVRPGEPLGSVAGLRASMAAARRRTDAEPGFVLPEWQAWVVVPEVVEFWQGSADRAHVRLVYRRSGDGSWARSLVWP, from the coding sequence GTGCGCGAGCTGCTGCGGTCCCTGCCGGCCCTCTCGGGCGACGTCCTGCCGTTCGAGCCCGGCACGGCGCCGGACGACCCCCTGACGTTGTTCGCCGACTGGTTCGCCGCCGCCGTCGACGCCCGCGTGCCCGAGCCGCACGCGGTCACGCTCGCGACCGCCGACGCCGACGGCCGGCCGTCGGCCCGCGTGCTCGTGCTCAAGGACGTCGGGCCCGACGGGTTCGCGTTCGCGACGGACGCACGCAGCGGCAAGGCCCGCGACCTCGCGGCGAACCCGCGGGCGGCGCTCACGTTCTGGTGGCAGCCGGTCGTGCGGCAGGTGCGGGTCGCGGGCGCCGCGCGGTACCTGGGGCCCGAGGTGTCCGCCGCGGACTACCTGGCCCGTTCGCCGGCGTCACGCGCCGCGGCGCTCGGCGTGCGGCCGGGGGAGCCGCTGGGGTCGGTCGCCGGCCTGCGGGCGTCGATGGCGGCCGCCCGCCGGCGGACCGACGCCGAGCCGGGGTTCGTGCTGCCCGAGTGGCAGGCGTGGGTCGTCGTGCCGGAGGTCGTCGAGTTCTGGCAGGGCAGCGCCGACCGGGCGCACGTCCGGCTCGTCTACCGGCGCTCGGGTGACGGGTCATGGGCGCGTTCGCTCGTCTGGCCCTGA
- a CDS encoding 3-methyladenine DNA glycosylase, producing the protein MSTTTPATAPADVVVLPPATWRAAADAHAARADALTAGHRARRSRHERHAIEDFLYEYYPTRPAQLRRWHPGVGVALAPDADGPAPHTAWRWYRTGDDGTVTLDVPAFLAARGDAVRFVAGLVGATASRPTATGCFGLHEWAMVYREDDGEHRHPLPLRLGRAGTDAVVEGHRIRCTHVDAFRFFTPAAVPRNTLQPTRATQVALEQPGCLHANMDVYKWCLKLGPAVPGDLVLDAFELAREIRLVDMRASPYDVRGYDLDPIAIETPDGKADYVRRQRAFAVRANALRSRLLAVCEALPAA; encoded by the coding sequence GTGAGCACGACGACCCCCGCGACCGCACCGGCGGACGTCGTCGTGCTGCCCCCGGCGACGTGGCGCGCCGCGGCGGACGCCCACGCGGCCCGCGCCGACGCCCTCACCGCCGGGCACCGCGCGCGCCGGTCCCGCCACGAACGGCACGCGATCGAGGACTTCCTCTACGAGTACTACCCGACCCGGCCCGCGCAGCTGCGCCGCTGGCACCCCGGCGTGGGCGTCGCGCTCGCACCGGACGCCGACGGCCCGGCGCCGCACACCGCGTGGCGGTGGTACCGCACCGGCGACGACGGGACGGTGACGCTCGACGTGCCGGCCTTCCTCGCCGCGCGCGGGGACGCCGTCCGGTTCGTCGCCGGGCTCGTCGGCGCGACCGCGTCCCGGCCGACGGCGACCGGCTGCTTCGGGCTGCACGAGTGGGCGATGGTCTACCGCGAGGACGACGGCGAGCACCGGCACCCGCTCCCCCTGCGGCTCGGGCGCGCGGGCACCGACGCGGTCGTCGAGGGCCACCGCATCCGCTGCACGCACGTCGACGCGTTCCGCTTCTTCACGCCCGCCGCGGTGCCGCGCAACACGCTGCAGCCCACCCGCGCGACCCAGGTCGCGCTGGAGCAGCCGGGGTGCCTGCACGCCAACATGGACGTCTACAAGTGGTGCCTCAAGCTGGGCCCCGCGGTGCCGGGCGACCTGGTGCTCGACGCGTTCGAGCTCGCCCGCGAGATCCGGCTCGTCGACATGCGGGCGTCGCCGTACGACGTGCGCGGCTACGACCTCGACCCGATCGCGATCGAGACACCGGACGGCAAGGCCGACTACGTGCGCCGGCAGCGCGCCTTCGCGGTGCGCGCCAACGCCCTGCGCTCCCGCCTGCTCGCGGTGTGCGAGGCGCTGCCCGCGGCCTGA
- a CDS encoding alpha/beta hydrolase translates to MAADGDGPRPLVLVLPGGGYRMTADHEAEPVARWLAGLGLHAVVLPYPVAPEGATGPLHPAPLDAAAAAVRWVRAGGTGLDVDAGRVGVLGFSAGGHLAATLSTVEDAGARPDATVLCYPVVSLVAEPHVGSVDALLGTGADADARAALSADRRVTAATPPAFVWHTADDDAVPVSHAVRYAQALWAVGVPAELHVYPTGRHGLGLATDDVHVARWADACAAWLTQLGWRAPDA, encoded by the coding sequence TGGCGGCGGACGGGGACGGGCCCCGCCCGCTCGTACTGGTCCTGCCGGGCGGCGGCTACCGCATGACGGCCGACCACGAGGCCGAGCCGGTGGCGCGGTGGCTCGCCGGGCTGGGGCTCCACGCGGTCGTGCTGCCCTACCCGGTGGCCCCCGAGGGCGCGACCGGTCCGCTGCACCCGGCGCCGCTCGACGCCGCCGCGGCCGCGGTCCGCTGGGTGCGCGCGGGCGGGACCGGCCTCGACGTGGACGCGGGGCGCGTCGGCGTCCTCGGGTTCTCGGCCGGCGGGCACCTCGCCGCGACGCTGTCGACGGTCGAGGACGCCGGCGCGCGCCCCGACGCGACCGTGCTCTGCTACCCGGTGGTCTCGCTGGTCGCCGAGCCCCACGTGGGCTCGGTCGACGCGCTCCTCGGCACGGGCGCCGACGCCGACGCGCGGGCCGCACTCTCGGCGGACCGCCGGGTGACGGCGGCGACGCCCCCGGCCTTCGTGTGGCACACCGCCGACGACGACGCGGTACCCGTGTCCCACGCCGTCCGGTACGCGCAGGCCCTGTGGGCGGTCGGCGTGCCCGCCGAGCTGCACGTGTACCCGACCGGCCGGCACGGCCTCGGCCTGGCGACGGACGACGTGCACGTCGCCCGCTGGGCCGACGCCTGCGCGGCGTGGCTCACGCAGCTGGGCTGGCGGGCGCCGGACGCCTGA